The proteins below come from a single Anguilla rostrata isolate EN2019 chromosome 3, ASM1855537v3, whole genome shotgun sequence genomic window:
- the LOC135251724 gene encoding transmembrane protein 198-B-like isoform X1 produces MRQFRHRTLGRRAHLGRGASLDCPTSPRTADWYIPPLVSFPEPPTTLAVAVAIAIAMTSTLQTLALELAPAPRDGSPERLYTCEDEIERRYEIVPSVVCSMCCLFGIIYCFFGYRCFKAVMFLTGLMFGSIIIFMLCYKERVMETQLSVEASAGIGLGIGVLCGLVTMLVRSVGLFMVGLLLGLLVAVAALVAMEEFYHPRTVWIPLGALLGSGMLFAVLTLQWQRCFTTLSTAVFGSAVITVTVDYFVELCALLRYVYERVKAGPRQPVCWFSWVILGVWPVLTLLGVLIQWKVTGEGYSHTEVIISRQQRRVQLMRIRQKEERRENKKKKKKQQQNYHPHHTHPPKPLQPEPGYRRKPNPIRRYDGDVLSPSYIQSFRDRQVDRRGYPQGRLVSGTHTIVDLDYDCGSTVPLTASAGPAVRV; encoded by the exons TTTCCCtgaaccccccaccaccctcgcCGTCGCCGTCGCCATCGCCATCGCCATGACGTCCACGCTGCAGACCCTGGCCTTGGAGCTCGCCCCTGCTCCGCGGGACGGGAGCCCGGAGCGCCTCTACACCTGCGAGGATGAGATCGAGCGTCGCTACGAGATCGTCCCATCCGTGGTCTGCTCCATGTGCTGCCTCTTCGGCATCATCTACTGCTTCTTTG gctaCCGCTGCTTCAAGGCGGTGATGTTCCTGACGGGCCTGATGTTCGGCTCCATCATCATCTTCATGCTGTGCTACAAGGAGCGCGTGATGGAGACGCAGCTGAGCGTGGAGGCCAGCGCGGGCATCGGCCTGGGCATCGGTGTGCTGTGCGGCCTGGTCACCATGCTGGTGCGCAGCGTGGGCCTCTTCATGGTGGGCCTGCTGCTGGGCCTGctggtggcggtggcggcgctGGTGGCGATGGAGGAGTTCTACCACCCGCGCACGGTGTGGATACCGCTGGGCGCGCTGCTGGGCTCGGGCATGCTGTTCGCCGTGCTGACGCTGCAGTGGCAGCGCTGCTTCACCACGCTCTCCACCGCCGTCTTCGGCTCCGCCGTCATCACCGTCACCGTCGACTACTTCGTGGAGCTGTGCGCGCTGCTGCGCTACGTGTACGAGCGCGTCAAGGCCGGGCCCCGCCAGCCCGTGTGCTGGTTCAGCTGGGTCATCCTGGGCGTCTGGCCCGTCCTCACACTGCTGGGGGTGCTGATCCAGTGGAAGGTCACCGGCGAGGGGTACTCCCACACCGAGG tgaTTATCAGCCGGCAGCAGAGGAGGGTGCAGCTGATGCGCATCCGtcagaaggaggagaggagggagaacaagaagaagaagaagaagcagcagcagaactaccacccccaccacacgcACCCCCCCAAGCCCCTCCAGCCCGAGCCCGGGTACCGCCGAAAACCCAACCCCATCCGCCGCTACGACGGGGACGTGCTCTCTCCG agTTACATCCAGAGTTTTCGGGACAGGCAGGTGGACCGGCGGGGCTACCCCCAGGGTCGCCTGGTCAGCGGGACGCACACCATCGTGGACCTGGACTACGACTGCGGCTCCACCGTGCCCCTCACGGCCTCCGCCGGCCCtgccgtgcgtgtgtga
- the LOC135251724 gene encoding transmembrane protein 198-B-like isoform X2, with translation MTSTLQTLALELAPAPRDGSPERLYTCEDEIERRYEIVPSVVCSMCCLFGIIYCFFGYRCFKAVMFLTGLMFGSIIIFMLCYKERVMETQLSVEASAGIGLGIGVLCGLVTMLVRSVGLFMVGLLLGLLVAVAALVAMEEFYHPRTVWIPLGALLGSGMLFAVLTLQWQRCFTTLSTAVFGSAVITVTVDYFVELCALLRYVYERVKAGPRQPVCWFSWVILGVWPVLTLLGVLIQWKVTGEGYSHTEVIISRQQRRVQLMRIRQKEERRENKKKKKKQQQNYHPHHTHPPKPLQPEPGYRRKPNPIRRYDGDVLSPSYIQSFRDRQVDRRGYPQGRLVSGTHTIVDLDYDCGSTVPLTASAGPAVRV, from the exons ATGACGTCCACGCTGCAGACCCTGGCCTTGGAGCTCGCCCCTGCTCCGCGGGACGGGAGCCCGGAGCGCCTCTACACCTGCGAGGATGAGATCGAGCGTCGCTACGAGATCGTCCCATCCGTGGTCTGCTCCATGTGCTGCCTCTTCGGCATCATCTACTGCTTCTTTG gctaCCGCTGCTTCAAGGCGGTGATGTTCCTGACGGGCCTGATGTTCGGCTCCATCATCATCTTCATGCTGTGCTACAAGGAGCGCGTGATGGAGACGCAGCTGAGCGTGGAGGCCAGCGCGGGCATCGGCCTGGGCATCGGTGTGCTGTGCGGCCTGGTCACCATGCTGGTGCGCAGCGTGGGCCTCTTCATGGTGGGCCTGCTGCTGGGCCTGctggtggcggtggcggcgctGGTGGCGATGGAGGAGTTCTACCACCCGCGCACGGTGTGGATACCGCTGGGCGCGCTGCTGGGCTCGGGCATGCTGTTCGCCGTGCTGACGCTGCAGTGGCAGCGCTGCTTCACCACGCTCTCCACCGCCGTCTTCGGCTCCGCCGTCATCACCGTCACCGTCGACTACTTCGTGGAGCTGTGCGCGCTGCTGCGCTACGTGTACGAGCGCGTCAAGGCCGGGCCCCGCCAGCCCGTGTGCTGGTTCAGCTGGGTCATCCTGGGCGTCTGGCCCGTCCTCACACTGCTGGGGGTGCTGATCCAGTGGAAGGTCACCGGCGAGGGGTACTCCCACACCGAGG tgaTTATCAGCCGGCAGCAGAGGAGGGTGCAGCTGATGCGCATCCGtcagaaggaggagaggagggagaacaagaagaagaagaagaagcagcagcagaactaccacccccaccacacgcACCCCCCCAAGCCCCTCCAGCCCGAGCCCGGGTACCGCCGAAAACCCAACCCCATCCGCCGCTACGACGGGGACGTGCTCTCTCCG agTTACATCCAGAGTTTTCGGGACAGGCAGGTGGACCGGCGGGGCTACCCCCAGGGTCGCCTGGTCAGCGGGACGCACACCATCGTGGACCTGGACTACGACTGCGGCTCCACCGTGCCCCTCACGGCCTCCGCCGGCCCtgccgtgcgtgtgtga